A region of the Vigna unguiculata cultivar IT97K-499-35 chromosome 9, ASM411807v1, whole genome shotgun sequence genome:
AAGCTGTTGAAAACCATGATCTAATTCAaggtatgtgttttattaaagcaaaaactttaaatgtatTGTATGACTTAGGTGCAACTCACGCATTCATTTCCAATTATTGTGTTCAACATCTTAATATGTCGAcctcttttctaaaaactagtTTGGTCGTTTCAACTCCCATAAATGATTCAGTAATTACCAATAGAGTTTGTGTAGATTGTCCACTGTtcattaagaacagaaaatttcttgtaaatttaatatgtctacctttatctcaattagatgtaatcttaggtatggactggttatctttcaatcaagtccttttgaaTTAAGCTAAGAAATCAATGATATTTCCAAACTCTGAGAATCTTCTAAAATCACCTACCAATTCAAAAAGTGAGCCTTTAAGGAATGAAATCCAAGGGTACTTGTTATTATCTTCTatggaaataaaagaggaagttgagttgaaaaatatagcaGTTGTTCGAAATTTTCCTGAAGTCTTTCCCAATGATATCCCTGGTTTACCACctaatagagaaattaaattttccATAGATCTGATGCCTGGAGTTGGACCACTCTTTGTGGCACCATATAGGATGTCACCCTCTGAATTAGCagaattgaagaaacaattagaagagttacttgaaaaatagttcattcgtcctagtgtgtcaccttggggagcTCTGGTTTTGTTggttaaaaagaaagatggaagttttaggttgtgcgtagattaccgtcaattaaataaattcaccataaagaataaatactcttttcctagaatagatgacttgatAGACCAATTGAGAGGAGCCTCTGTATTTTCTAAGATAGATTTAAGGTCAGGATATCATCAAATTAGAGTAAAAGCAGAAGACATACAAAAAACTGCTTTCAGAACTAGGTATGGTCATTATGAAAATcaagtgatgccttttggtgtgaccaattcTCCTGCAATATTCATGGATTGCATGAATAGGatctttcatccatttttagatcaatttgtggttgtttttatagatgacattcttatttattctaAGACTCTTGAGGAACATGAGGAACACCTTCAGATTGTCTTGTAAATCttgagagaaaagaaattgtatgcTAAATTGTCTAAGTGTGAAGTCTGGTTAGAGAAAGTAAAATTCTTAGGACATGTGATTTCTAATAAGGGAGTGTTAGTGGATCCGACCAAAGTAGAAGCAATTATACAATGGGAGCCACCAAAAACAGTGACTGAGATTCGCAGTTTCCTCGGTTTGGCAAGATATTATAAAagattcattgagggattttctaaaatagcttTGCCTTTAACCCAACTCACCAAAAAGGGCCAAGCTTTTATGTGgacagaaaaatgtgaaaatagttTTCAAGAACTCAAGAAAAGATTAACCACTTCTCCTGTTTTAGCATTACCTGATCCTACTGAACACTTTGTTATATTTTCTGATGCTTCCAAAATGGGATTAggttgtgttcttatgcaagatAGAAGGGTAGTGGCATATAGTTCTAGGCAACTAAGaacacatgagaaaaattacccaacccatgatctagaactagctgccattgtttttgcacttaagatatggagacattatgtttatggtggtaagtttgaagtttttagtgattataagagtctcaaatacttgtttgaccaaaaggaattaaatatgagacaaaggagatggatggaatttctaaaagactatgattttgaattacattACCATCCAGGaaaggcaaatgtagtggcagatgctttaagcagaaaatctttacatgtctcttcactaatgattcatgaaatgaatttgttagaaaaatttagagacatgaTTTTTTCGGTCACCCTAAGCcatgataaaatgcaattaaactccATTCAGATCACTAACAATTTACAAAAGCAAATCCATGAGACACAAGAAAGTGATGagttaattaataagaaaaagaaattgataggtCAAAGGGGTGGGGAGAATTTTGGCATAGATAAAACCGAAACTTTGATATTTAAGGACAGGATGTGTGTATCCAATAATGAGGAAATTAAGGAAATGATTCTAGAAGAAGcacataaaagcaaattaagcatacatccaggcacaacaaaaatgtatcaagatctcaaaaaaatgttttggtggcccaaaatgaaaaaggaaatggcacaatatgtagcaaaatgtctagtttgtcaaaaagctaaaatagaaCACCAAAAGCCAACAGGAATGCTACAATTCTTAGATATACCtgaatggaaatgggatagtatagCAATGATTTTGTAGTTGGCCTCCCACGAAccatttaaaaatttgaatccaTATGGGTTATTGTGGATAGGTTAACAAAATTTGCTCATTTCTTACCCATTAACATTAGGTATTCATTGGAAAATTTGACTGaattgtacataaaagaaaatgtcaGGTTACATGGAGTTCCAATAAGTATTATATCTGATAGGGACCCTAgatttacttcaaaattttggggaaGTTTACATCAagcctgatgaaggattgacctcaatcaaggatggaggcacattcttaagaagactaagcatgtttagaaaggaagttcactaatccttcatccctttcatttatgcttgttatttttgattccctaagttgacttagttgaatcaactttagttgacttgttgacctttgactaggtttgacttgttgactatagttgacttgacttaagccaacatgctaatctatgtttatttgctttgtaggttaattaggagtaagaaagcaatgctaggtggcacatggtgattggggagcataaatgatgtggaggagagagtaaagcaaaggcataaagcataaagaaaaaggcataaagcaagtgtacctatgtacctttggtctcctttgtttttagcacactatggccactttctagagacatatgagacacattcttggtctccttttgtcctagaacgaaattagccttgcacacaccatagttagctcttttgtctctcatttttgtaaccttatttgacctagtttctagaagctagggttaggtttttgtagagacatccttaggtatcttttatttgcttagaggcccctaaactcttctatataaggggtgctcctagacatgtaaaagggttgaacattttgaagtaaaaacactcttgtgtctcaaccatttgtgagagtttcctcccttgggagtgaaacttgtaagccttatcttgcatagcaagtggcggcacacatccactcatcttcaaggttgccatggcttctagcctagccttgtagtggcgtgcttctcacatttttaccatttctttcctttccattttatgttttctccttcctttaattgttcttggttttctatggtttatgtgccttccatttcctttttgttttgaatcaatccatcatcttcttctcttgagctttgtgaaaggaaccttcacatctagatagcttgctatcttaatgtccagtggggatttcgcttagctttcttaatcaactcacaccatattcaataatcataaaaaggaacaagttaatccttcatcaaagccTTAGGTACCAAGCTTCACCTTAGGTACCAAGCTTCACCTTAGCTCAGCTTATCATCTccaaactgatggacaatctGAAAGAACCATTCAATCTTTGGAAGATTTACTGAGAGCTTGTGTGTTAGAAAATTCCGATAGTTGGGATCGATGCCTACCCTTGATTGAGTTCACTTATAACAATAGCTTCCATTCTACCTATGAGGCATTATATGGAAGGAAATGTAGAACACatttgtgttggtttgagacTAGTGAGAATTCAGTATTAGGTCCTGACATGATTCAACATACAACcgagaaaatcaaaatgattagGGGAAAATAGAGAACAACTCAGAGTAGACAAAAAAGTTATGCTGACAAGAAAATACGACCTCTTCAATTTCAAgaaggtgatcatgtattcttgaaagtaacaccaaccactggaattggtagagtgatgaaatcaaagaaactcaCTCCCCGATTTATTGGCCCTTacaaaattcttagaaaaataggtCATGTTGCTTATCAAATTTGCTTACCTTCGTtcctttccaaccttcataatgtctttcatgtgtctcaattaagaaaatatatttctgatccaactcatgtgataagacctgatacagtacaattaaagaataaccttACATTTGACGCAATGCCTGTACAGATTATGGACAAGAAGGTAAAAGAATTGAGAGGCAAATAGATCCCACTAGTGAAGGTCATGTGAAATGAAGCTAATGGAGATATTACATgggaattagaagaaaaaataaaagaaatttatccttatttattttagtcaattaaaaacaaatttcgaGGACGAAATTTCTATAAGTAGGAGAGAATTATAACatccaaaaatatatataataatataaataaataaaataaaagagatatatttttttagtaagaatattttatgaaattataattatctttttcataTAATTCAAGAATTATTGaggacaaatttaaaatatatcctaataagattaattagattttttttaaatcacttatatacaaaatatatatatatatatatatattcaaattaaactatAAGATTTTATACATtggaattaatattaaattattaccGTATAAGGTAATTCTAttaaagcaagaaaaaaaagaataaaacggTGACAAGTAGATAACGCGTAAAagctattaaaaaaataaataaaatataaaaggataaAGTAACAATAAATGTCATTCTATCATGTTActatgaagaaaaaaatctaCGAACCAGTAATTCAATTGAAACGTAATTAGCAAAACCAAAGGAAATGAGGTTAAATTTGAACTAATGTAATCTTTacaaataatagtataaataggaTGAATAGGAAGAGAGGAGAGATATTGAGAatgaaagaagaacaaaaaaagaggaacagaagaagaagatgtgcgtgtgagaaggaagaaagaggaaaaaataaataaattaatatatcatcGAAGTCTTAGTATAACCTTGGTATAATTTCCACGATAAATAAGGTAAGGGGAGGagacatttatcattttatctttttactttgattatttttttatctgtttataattacttttatctttatatttaccttaagtgaggtgtccctaacctcattctaatttatatttagttctcgttcctatttatttatttatttatttatattcatctctagttgtgcattggtcctatttattcaatttatatttactctcacttacttatttatatttatcccCAGTTACGTACCgactctttttatttatttatatttattttaattattcattgatcttatctatctatttatttatttattatggtttaatattgaaataaaatttatgataaataaagatttgattattgtagttggaggtatgaccttggggatttaaacgagttagtattactcaagttgatatgttcttgagttactttgttggccatgagctcatttatcctgactagtcactacaaaattaatcaatatctttataaaagcataataaaaattcagttttatggatttgggagaattttcatttcatttattttattatgatatgttgtattcttttttgtgatatttgtctcacttccctattttatgattgtgtgtgaaaaacaaaattttataacattatcatagatggctgctcccaacatgcctgatcccttcttcgccgaCATTGTGGCTATTTTTCCgggaaatgcatggcaaaccaatgcagtgaataattctgtaacatttcagggaacgggaaactctaccattacttttctctctgctccgaatgcgccgattgtcatcgaaggacaaatcggagttaccttttatttacccccaacagtccaagtgaaccTTATCCATAACATTTTCCCTCTACCTGTTTGAAAGCCAATATATGAGGgaaaaactgtaaataaataatactttttccCCTTGTAGTATAGGAAATATAAGACGTACTAAACAgtgtaaatataaaatgcatacaatattgtaaatatacatatataaatgtgaatattttaaatataattatatatcagtatattattttgcctctaaatttttataagtatattgtagaaaataataataattaaataaataagtaaaaataaaataaaaaattgtcgCCACAAAATCCCACGGGACCTTGTCCAGTAAAAACTtccactaataaaaattaatgggtACACCACAAGTTCTCTTAAAAATtccaatgataaaaaaaacactattCTCTTCACCAACAAAGTGGATAACAAACCCTAATGGACactttaaataaacaatagAGATAACCTCAATATATGAGATGAGGAATAAAACATTTTCCCTAAGgtaacttcttttcttttttcttcctcaATCTTTCTGATGGCTTTTCACCAGAAGCACTCATAACTTCGCTCTCTGTCCCactctatttttctctcttgtCTCAAACCTGATGCAAGGGTTgcatatttaaatttcataatggGCCGGGAGCCCATAAAAAAATacctcattttatttttcttaattaaatcagtGTGGACCAATAAATTGGTGACCCACCTGACATCCATCTCCTCATTACACTCATCTCTCTCCTCACTATAACGTTTTCTCTAATAGTGGCAAACATGAAGATGGAGCTAGAGGTGATGAGCTTTGTGGTGGTTGACCTTGCCCTATCACTTTAGTGAAGTTCCCCTTTGAAAAGGATTTTAGGGTGTAACTCCCATCTCTTTACCCACATAACTTGATCCTCCAATAGCATTATTGACCAACTTTTCCTCAAAAAGCACTTTGTTACCACCTACCATATCACCTCCATCTCCTACGTCACCTCCACCCTCACCCTTGTCCTATCCTCCATGTAACCATCGTTAGGGTTGCCCCTATAACCACCACCATCAAGCTCATCAACTCAAGACCGACCTCTAAATCCACCACCACCAAAGATAAAGTTGTAGGGAGAGGACATGGAGAGTTGTAGTGAGGAGAGGGTAACGTCATTTGCTATTATTTGTTGTGATAACATTTTACATTCTTTTATAAAGGTTAAGGACAATATTCGTAAACcaatgacaaaataaaattttagttaataatttgaagactaaaaacatattcaacattttttataatagttaagaaactataaaactaatttcaatgttaaaaaaaataaatatataaaattagattccaaaatattctttaatttaattgttcatatttatttttaccaataacttatttttaatcacttaaattatttaaagtattcaaataaaattcattaaaaataattaatggtaaGTATCTTCAAATTATTATCATAGATGTACTCATCACATTAAATAAAGTACTTGTGTATATCGATAtcatttaaaagtatttatttagtatattttataaattttatccaCAAATTTTTACGTCACTAATTAGatcttttgtaagaaaaaaaattcaacaaaatcataatataataaacctgaataaagagaaaaaataaactgaaaatctttgaatactAATTTTATAGTAAAAATCTCTTTGGTTAGAATGtaataaatttcttttgtaaGTGCATGCATTGTTATAAACTAACATTGCATATGAAATCTGCTTACATGTGAtcttacatattaaattaatattaaaactatgaaattataaagtaattgttatttaaaatgtaaaaatgaaatCGTTTCCTTTTTActaatactttttatttggtgGCTCCAACTTAAATTGTCAAACGACCTATCTATgatgatgaaatattttttaaatgcttaGGGAGTTGAGGATGTtctatttttgtgaaaattatcATTCAATTTAATGAAATTGCTTATACTCAATGGTTGTATCTTGATGACTTTAGCTTTCTCTAACCATCAAATAGTTCCTTAGCGATTAAGTAAAATGTATTTTCATATTTGTGATGTACATACAACATTTTCATTTGGTACTAATTTAAACTATTCTTTGTGGTGGTATAACGTTAAGGATGAGCATGTCAATTGTGATACATAAACTTGCATGTTAGTTTATTGGAAAATTTGGAGAGTGGTTTCAACATTTTAATTCACTGCtctatataaatttgttatgcataatttatataaataattggtATGAGTCAATGTGACTCACATATtggttaattataaattgatttaaaaataagttaaattaatttattttatagtttactTTTtggtaaattaaatattttgtaattcgTTTATTATAGATTAGtgaattaataaattaagtGGATTAATCATTTATGAATAGTTTATTCCTTCAACTTGTTGATTGGTAAATTAAGTGGATTAACTCGTTTAAGGTAAGGTGATTCACTCTATAATAatgaattaagttaaataataataataaattacgtGAATAATCAAAACATTAACGTGTTTTACTAAACATTACTTACGATCagtaaattatattatagatataataaataaaaattaaagtatcgtctaggtaattaaaaataaataataattataataatgaagtgataacaaaattataaaagaaaaaaaactagtaataaattacaaaatttactcGATTCCATCCTGCTTAACCAACGAATTAAGTGATTAGAATTCAATTTTGTCTACGTcgaaaaagtataattttttcaattcaacCTTATACTAAAAGTTACAATCGATGAAGTAAATTAGttcataaatttataacaatcttaattaataataaaccaAGACAAGACAACTTCTATTATAAAAACACTTACTAgtaaatattaatcttttatttatttaatttatttgaattttacaaTAAATGATATATCTCATGggagaaaaaaatacaaaatattataaaatatacattttaaaagtgatttttcttttcatattttatttatgtgggTCACTCTCCACACTAATAGAAAttaatctaatatttatttagttcGCTTGgattttattagtttaaatatgtttttatttatactagGACGAACCAGCAAAGATAGTTCCTAAGTCCCCGAGCCACTTTTTATGACCCACCTTTTATTGGCCAACTAATTCAGATTATAGTCCATATTCTATTTTTGTtaccaaactttttttttatacttttaaatttgtaaaattatgttATTGTTCTATTGGATTTCAAATAAGTCATAAATTTCCACATTTCAGTAAAGTTATTTATCATTTGtctattattcttttttattcctTATCTTTAATAATGATTagattaaaagtaaaatgttaGTTAAGATAATTAAagtaacaaaaattttaatttagggGTAATTAGAATTTTAGGCATTTGATTCAAATAagtgatatatatttattatttaatataaataaaataactgaatttcaccttttatttaataatacactttaacattatattttaattaaaaaattataatttaccgAGGCATTTATCTCTATATGATacttttgaataataatatatattttttacatatcataaatacttacatttttattttataattatatactttgcattttctatttaaacaatattagtaataaaatattttatgttagttAGTTTACATCGCAAATAACATTTGATTGTAGCTGTAAAAGTTttaaactaacaaaaaataatgatgaaaatcctattaataaatttgttatctAAATGTAATTGACGTAATAATTATCTAGCATTACAAAATTAAGAATCTAAAcagtgttatattttttaaatttagaacaTATGCATCACTGTCCCCGGTTCTCACCCACACATGCATgctttttaaaacaaaatccaGTCGTAAATTAACTTCATTTTTAAACCACACCGTCTTCAAAACTTTCTCATTCTCTCAAAGAACCGTCGAGAAGCGCGTGATGAACGCGCCCCtcgttctttattttttattgacttcgtagttttcttttccttcgcGGAGACAATGGAAGCGCCACTGCGACGTCGTTTGGTTCATTCCTGATGTCTTAATTTGTTCTTTAAACGTTGTGACAGTTGCAATTGGAGCTTTTATCTTTGGTTTCTCTCTCTCGCTTTGATCATCAAAACCCCATGTTCCCAGATTTAACATGTTGGGATTTGGTGAGGAAGAACTCACCGTAGAGAGCAACGCAATTCCATGCCTGATTTTTACTCAGCTACTTGTTCTTCTTCTCCTCTTTGcacttctctttttctttgtcGTCTTCCCTTTGGATCCCGGCGACAACCTCGTCGCCGCCGACACCACTGCTTCGTCGACCTCTTCCAATTTCTTCCTCTTCGATGCTATTCAGCAGATTGAATTACCGCAGGCTATTCACGATTCATCGCCCTCTCATTCAACGACCACTCTTCAACACCGGTTGCTGCAGGTAACCCATCTTTTCTCTCTTACCAAAttcaagttttatattttaattttcgcTTT
Encoded here:
- the LOC114163838 gene encoding uncharacterized protein LOC114163838 — encoded protein: MLGFGEEELTVESNAIPCLIFTQLLVLLLLFALLFFFVVFPLDPGDNLVAADTTASSTSSNFFLFDAIQQIELPQAIHDSSPSHSTTTLQHRLLQGGENVVIKGEITSGASMRMEEEEIVEEEDSDSDSSSLYFQPCHYFQLASVAFLKCFGLDSSSDAPSTRTRRKRKQS